The Agromyces marinus genome window below encodes:
- a CDS encoding helix-turn-helix transcriptional regulator — protein MSPKPARRTPALRAPDRLVFLLSLVPYLLDQRVVEVSEAAAHFGVGATEIRDAVKLIATSGLPGATGTYQPNDLFDIDWDSFEDDDVIVIVHHVAIDDAPRLSAREAAALIAGLQYLSALPENAGSTALAALTAKLRAGASAEPSRLAIAEEAADATLAEVRRAVASGRQLEFDYLNARGEHRRRLVDPLRITSLGADWYMQAYDHLRDDVRNFRIDRMSGLRVTDGAVADHSGRTIPETLFQASPDDLEVVVDVAPESLPLLADYLADSTATEVGGRLRVTLRLAHVHGLKRLVAGLPGLVTVIAPDIAREAVAAWATAGLAAYPGTSDDRDPIDSEA, from the coding sequence ATGAGTCCGAAGCCCGCCAGGCGTACGCCGGCGCTCCGGGCCCCGGACCGGCTCGTCTTCCTGCTCTCGCTGGTGCCGTACCTGCTCGACCAGCGCGTCGTCGAGGTCTCGGAGGCCGCGGCGCACTTCGGGGTCGGAGCGACCGAGATCCGCGACGCGGTGAAGCTCATCGCGACGTCGGGGCTTCCGGGCGCGACGGGGACCTACCAGCCGAACGACCTGTTCGACATCGACTGGGACTCCTTCGAGGACGACGACGTCATCGTCATCGTCCATCACGTCGCGATCGACGACGCCCCGCGGCTCTCGGCACGCGAGGCGGCGGCGCTCATCGCGGGGTTGCAGTACCTCTCGGCACTGCCCGAGAACGCGGGGAGCACGGCTCTGGCGGCGCTGACGGCGAAGCTGCGGGCCGGTGCGTCGGCCGAGCCGAGCCGGCTCGCGATCGCCGAGGAGGCCGCCGACGCGACCCTGGCCGAGGTGCGGCGGGCCGTGGCATCCGGTCGGCAGCTCGAGTTCGACTACCTGAACGCGCGGGGCGAGCACCGGCGCCGGCTCGTCGACCCGTTGCGGATCACCTCGCTCGGGGCCGACTGGTACATGCAGGCGTACGACCACCTGCGCGACGACGTGCGCAACTTCCGCATCGACCGCATGAGCGGTCTGCGCGTGACCGACGGTGCGGTCGCCGACCACTCCGGCAGGACGATCCCGGAGACCCTGTTCCAGGCGTCGCCGGACGACCTCGAGGTCGTGGTGGATGTCGCGCCGGAGAGCCTGCCGCTCCTGGCCGACTACCTCGCCGACTCGACCGCGACCGAGGTCGGCGGTCGACTTCGGGTCACGCTCCGTCTCGCGCACGTGCACGGCCTCAAGCGGTTGGTCGCGGGCCTGCCAGGCCTGGTAACCGTGATCGCGCCCGACATCGCGCGGGAGGCGGTGGCGGCCTGGGCGACGGCGGGCCTGGCGGCGTATCCCGGCACCTCCGACGATCGTGATCCGATCGATTCCGAGGCGTGA
- the tatA gene encoding twin-arginine translocase TatA/TatE family subunit produces MFGNAFSGWHALIILLVILLLFGAPKLPALARSLGQSMKILKSEVRSDGDDADAKDATAGTTPEAPAASNPQAATPAPAQVDQPKRADSGPSA; encoded by the coding sequence ATGTTTGGAAACGCCTTCTCCGGTTGGCACGCACTGATCATCCTCCTGGTGATCCTGCTGCTCTTCGGTGCGCCGAAGCTTCCCGCACTCGCGCGGAGCCTGGGCCAGTCGATGAAGATCCTCAAGAGCGAGGTCCGTTCCGACGGCGACGACGCGGATGCCAAGGACGCCACGGCCGGCACCACCCCTGAGGCCCCGGCCGCCTCGAACCCGCAGGCGGCGACGCCGGCGCCCGCCCAGGTCGATCAGCCGAAGCGCGCGGACTCCGGCCCGAGCGCCTGA